A window of the Plasmodium vivax chromosome 12, whole genome shotgun sequence genome harbors these coding sequences:
- a CDS encoding delta-aminolevulinic acid dehydratase precursor, putative (encoded by transcript PVX_118480A; Apicoplast targeted protein. Curated by Stuart Ralph, Walter and Eliza Hall Institute of Medical Research, Australia.), whose translation MIKINGIILLYFSVLNLVCCLNSNFCKSAYILYSPQSTKRYKAPFRRWNSPQNNNNLSDLRKDQKSTEDVYNENVARQSDLKNFAKDINDNVYIETNRRERRIKRNRHLRSLYSNNSIRMSNFIYPMFIHEEDAPKKETQLDGIHTYSVDGIVKEIEECLQLNIHHFMFFPVVKEEKKTTYCSECYNESSYFCNAINKIKQKFKDQIVIYVDVALDPYNIYGHDGIYDEREGEILNDVTVHTLVKQALCLAKCGADVVCPSDSMDNRIEQIRKNLDFHNFRNVLILSYTCKYSSCLYKPFRSILNSNIHKNVVKNKQSYQHDFNAYFDLNHVEKHIAEGADILMVKPSLFYLDVVSRIRSRMDKHATVPLAVYNVSGEYMMIKNYVKQLNAHINYENEILTELFKSYLRSGANIIISYFAKQYGLYLKDLYDRNVDVDDDLNSNFNVELTL comes from the exons atgataaaaataaacggaATAATTTTGCTTTACTTTTCTGTGCTCAATTTGGTGTGTTGTCTTAATAGCAACTTTTGTAAAAGCGCCTACATTTTGTACTCTCCCCAGTCGACGAAG AGGTACAAGGCCCCCTTCAGAAGATGGAATAGCCCACAGAACAATAAc AATTTGAGCGATTTAAGAAAAGACCAGAAATCGACTGAAGATGTGTACAACGAAAATGTGGCAAGGCAAAGCGACCtgaaaaattttgcaaaagataTAAACGATAATGTCTACATCGAAACGAATAGGAGGGAAAGGAGGATAAAGAGGAATAGGCACTTGCGTTCCCTATACAGTAATAATAGCATACGGATGTCCAATTTTATTTACCCGATGTTCATTCATGAGGAG gatgCCCCCAAGAAGGAAACCCAGCTGGATGGAATCCACACCTACAGCGTAGACGGAATCGTGAAAGAGATCGAAGAATGCCTACAATTGAATATTCACCACTTTATGTTTTTCCCAGtcgtgaaggaggaaaaaaaaacgacgtaCTGCTCCGAATGCTACAACGAAAGTAGCTACTTCTGCAACGcgataaacaaaataaaacaaaagttTAAAGACCAAATTGTCATTTACGTGGACGTGGCTCTGGATCCGTACAACATATACGGGCACGATGGAATATATGACGAGCGGGAGGGGGAAATACTCAACGACGTTACGGTGCACACGCTGGTGAAGCAG GCCCTATGCCTAGCCAAGTGCGGCGCCGACGTGGTGTGTCCCAGCGATTCCATGGACAACAGAATTGAACAAATTAGGAAAAACCTGGACTTTCACAACTTCAGAAACGTCCTCATATTGTCCTACACGTGCAAGTACTCCTCATGTCTCTATAAGCCATTTAGATCCATCCTGAATTCCAACATTCACAAAAACGTCGTCAAAAATAAGCAGTCCTATCAGCACGACTTCAACGCGTACTTTGACCTCAACCATGTGGAGAAGC acATCGCCGAAGGGGCCGATATCCTCATGGTCAAGCCGTCGCTATTTTACCTAGACGTGGTCAGCCGCATTAGAAGCAGAATGGACAAACACGCCACGGTGCCGCTGGCTGTTTACAACGTCTCTGGCGAATACATGATGATCAAAAATTACGTCAAACAGTTGAATGCACAcataaattatgaaaatgaaattctGACGGAGCTCTTTAAGAGCTACCTACGATCCGGGGCAAACATAATTATCAGCTACTTCGCCAAGCAGTATGGTTTGTACCTCAAAGATTTGTATGACCGTAATGTAGACGTAGACGACGATTTGAACAGCAATTTTAACGTCGAATTGACGCTATAA
- a CDS encoding hypothetical protein, conserved (encoded by transcript PVX_118485A), giving the protein MDVLRRGDTLNPRVKRSRSVIQRDETNQEGSSGGNHHQLVIYGNSFKNNSLGYAWNAYFDKNKIKKNIMVCCDLNKICDDILRGVENNSLTIKTFSFLLIGVCNIYKKKVYFIGQDYDFLKRKILSLYKNKDNELNDLMVTGKDSKRRKIGKDNEDDGNKSGSKKRLNRNSLNIKRGSIGLNELIPSVIDNFTGRKSRFSLNADEISIAGTQHDSYNDVFNESEMNNQMLLEISGLNYLNFDHENEEAENGSGNGGMNGRISGGVNNHYAGGNNGSTSNRSSVHSSVHGSMGHYHDMEKALEGSYISRNSIPMNNLDGLHLNRALSESFHNPMDNLNMENSILNNMIPKNMFSNLENSMNERGSMLGGFDDLELNSVHRSDGLNSMNRFNDGVDRGDNSGVMNHPDGGITEKRNLQNEFANVGGAQAFHQPFANLNVQGNENGKGANANDGKPGNNNLNGMMSTSRDFANMPYNVSPGNSHFMGRYHNMNASMHNRNDLYNLNPFMSMHSMNNNHMDGRNGYAPYAQRIPNHNTFGDLDVMSNVMVGSMFTPQKKRNLSKKNAYLGALNFESYQNFDYFHQKDDDAFIKKLNTLLGLDDDEDEGEEAQRGRNRAAEGERGEEGEEGEEDDDNVQVSQADSAKGGAATEGQTGNSKTGENDKSANNQIVLNDAGGGSLLNGSNTNQLVGKKRKLEKHIIDKNYMIKDSVMKGMLKNESVDYKHFLIDTINSEIYEKMQKEYPSFQHFFLHSSTDKVRTLHKLEINFGYESQDCEKKKKALESYLSCSVGNKSFLYENKNAFDHFSMKKCLDNIDESMESNETLSNHFLSFDGEHEAGTMRSDKHMMHFEEVREQVGGMHFDLPSENHPSGYKSRFSVDPSPSQHEQVDLHISHLDIGELNGSDLNVSELNGNELNGNELNGNELNGNELNGNELNGNELNGNELNGNELNARDLSFRDDVGSRLPLQSQLSKSLVPYGENGSVEKGDELEVSGSFLNDRLNSEFTPSSASPHLDLSLHSNYDFSNVFTKDNEGSVLDDKTVQVDVNLNQDFDLIAKELLEVYKNLSTKINYIFFDLITKNRQSKDEVAVLFYITLHLANLGYIHIVQKPILADQLDSHGENFSRPILIQYVGQGGD; this is encoded by the coding sequence ATGGATGTGCTGAGAAGAGGCGACACGTTAAACCCGAGGGTTAAAAGGAGCAGGAGCGTAATCCAAAGGGACGAAACAAACCAGGAAGGAAGCAGCGGCGGCAATCATCACCAACTGGTGATTTATGGGAATTCTTTCAAAAACAATTCGCTAGGGTACGCATGGAATGCATACTTTgataagaacaaaataaagaagaataTTATGGTATGCTGTgatttaaacaaaatttgcGATGACATCTTAAGAGGAGTCGAGAACAACAGCTTGACTATTAAAACGTTTTCCTTTCTGCTCATTGGGGTGTGTAACATATACAAAAAGAAGGTCTATTTCATCGGTCAGGAttacgattttttaaaaaggaagatcCTGTCGCTGTACAAAAATAAGGACAACGAATTGAACGATTTGATGGTAACTGGTAAAGATTccaagaggagaaaaataggaaaagaCAACGAAGATGATGGTAACAAAAGTGGAAGTAAAAAGAGGCTAAACAGAAATTCGCTAAACATAAAGAGGGGTTCCATTGGTTTGAACGAGCTAATCCCGTCCGTAATTGACAATTTCACGGGGAGGAAATCTCGCTTTTCCTTGAACGCTGATGAGATAAGCATTGCCGGGACGCAGCACGACAGTTACAACGACGTGTTTAACGAGAGCGAGATGAACAACCAGATGCTCCTGGAGATCTCCGGCCTGAACTACCTGAACTTTGACcacgaaaatgaagaagccgAGAATGGCAGCGGTAATGGCGGCATGAATGGTCGTATTAGTGGCGGCGTTAATAACCACTACGCGGGTGGGAATAACGGAAGCACCAGCAACCGCAGCAGCGTTCACAGCAGCGTTCACGGCAGCATGGGTCACTACCACGACATGGAGAAGGCGTTGGAGGGGTCCTACATTTCGAGGAACAGCATCCCCATGAACAACCTGGATGGGCTGCATCTGAATAGGGCACTGTCCGAGTCGTTTCACAACCCCATGGATAATCTGAACATGGAGAATTCTATACTGAACAACATGATTCCGAAGAACATGTTTTCTAATTTGGAAAACTCCATGAATGAGAGGGGCAGCATGCTGGGTGGGTTTGACGACTTGGAACTTAACTCCGTGCACAGGAGCGACGGGTTGAACTCTATGAATCGGTTCAACGATGGGGTGGATAGAGGCGACAACTCCGGAGTGATGAACCACCCAGATGGTGGTATTACAGAGAAGAGGAACCTCCAGAACGAATTCGCCAATGTGGGGGGCGCACAAGCGTTTCACCAGCCCTTTGCAAACTTAAACGTACAGGGAAATGAAAACGGAAAGGGGGCAAACGCAAATGATGGCAAACCAGGGAATAACAACTTGAATGGGATGATGAGCACATCTAGGGACTTTGCAAACATGCCGTATAACGTGTCTCCAGGAAACAGCCATTTCATGGGAAGGTACCATAACATGAACGCTTCGATGCATAACAGAAATGATTTGTACAATTTGAATCCGTTTATGAGCATGCACTCAATGAATAACAATCATATGGACGGTCGAAATGGTTATGCCCCCTACGCGCAAAGGATTCCCAATCATAACACTTTTGGAGACTTGGATGTGATGAGCAACGTCATGGTGGGTAGCATGTTCACCCCCCAGAAGAAGAGAAACCTGTCCAAGAAGAATGCCTATTTGGGGGCCCTAAACTTTGAGTCGTACCAGAATTTTGACTACTTCCATCAGAAGGACGACGATgcttttattaaaaagttgaACACGTTGCTCGGGCTggatgatgatgaggatgagggggaggaggcacAGCGGGGAAGGAACCGTGCCGCTGAGGGGGAGAGAGGcgaagaaggcgaagaaggcgaagaagacGATGATAACGTGCAGGTATCTCAGGCGGATagtgcaaaggggggagccgCTACCGAGGGGCAGACGGGGAACtccaaaacgggggaaaatGACAAAAGTGCAAATAACCAAATTGTTCTGAACGATGCAGGCGGGGGTTCTCTCCTGAATGGATCCAACACCAATCAGCTGGtagggaagaaaagaaagctAGAAAAACACATCatagataaaaattatatgataaaagaTTCGGTGATGAAGGGGATGCTGAAAAACGAAAGTGTAGACTACAAGCATTTCCTAATCGACACGATAAATAGCGAAATATATGAGAAGATGCAGAAGGAGTACCCGTCCTTTCAGCATTTCTTCCTGCACAGTAGCACCGATAAGGTGAGGACTCTGCACAAGTTGGAGATAAATTTTGGGTACGAATCTCAGGATTgtgagaagaagaaaaaagcccTCGAAAGTTATCTCTCCTGCTCAGTGGGTAACAAATCCTTCttgtatgaaaataaaaacgcgtTTGATCACTTTAGCATGAAGAAGTGCCTGGACAACATCGACGAGAGTATGGAATCGAACGAGACGCTGTCGAACCACTTCTTATCCTTTGACGGGGAGCACGAAGCAGGGACCATGCGAAGTGACAAGCACATGATGCATTTCGAGGAGGTGCGCGAGCAGGTCGGCGGAATGCACTTTGACCTACCGAGTGAGAACCACCCGAGTGGGTACAAAAGTCGGTTCAGCGTCGATCCCTCTCCCTCGCAGCACGAGCAGGTGGACTTGCACATTAGCCATTTGGATATTGGCGAGTTGAATGGTAGCGATTTGAATGTTAGCGAGTTGAATGGTAACGAGTTGAATGGTAACGAGTTGAATGGTAACGAGTTGAATGGTAACGAGTTGAATGGTAACGAGTTGAATGGTAACGAGTTGAATGGTAACGAGTTGAATGGTAACGAGTTGAATGCGAGGGACCTCTCCTTTAGGGACGACGTGGGCTCTAGGTTGCCCCTGCAGAGTCAGCTGTCCAAAAGCTTGGTGCCCTACGGAGAGAACGGCAGCGTGGAGAAAGGTGACGAATTAGAAGTGAGTGGGAGTTTCCTAAATGACCGACTCAATTCCGAATTCACCCCCTCGTCGGCGTCCCCCCACCTGGATTTGTCCCTCCACTCGAATTATGACTTCTCCAATGTGTTCACCAAGGACAATGAGGGTTCAGTGCTGGATGATAAAACGGTGCAAGTGGATGTAAATCTGAACCAGGACTTTGACTTGATTGCCAAGGAGTTGCTCGAGGTGTATAAGAATTTGTCGACGAAAATaaactacatttttttcgacCTCATTACGAAGAATAGGCAGTCTAAGGATGAAGTAGctgttttgttttacatCACTTTGCACTTGGCAAATTTGGGGTACATTCACATTGTGCAGAAGCCGATTCTCGCGGACCAGCTGGATTCCCACGGGGAGAATTTCTCCAGGCCGATCCTCATTCAGTACGTGGGTCAGGGGGGCGACTGA
- a CDS encoding hypothetical protein, conserved (encoded by transcript PVX_118490A) codes for MSDDDFFQDKGSSSLQYIKCKTSTKIDDILKRRRDKLTNGGRTGEGSRGEGPNGESPNGDSPPEGYPNAGRQNERHSEGSRHGNDEMYPKWGEKSDSDDRRSSYQLEEVNKYLSKHSHANLLDDGELKLERNHKQYSYTLGRNSFAKDSTKDIYPYDEKLKKGNIKSCGSLSAFDHAKRSQLGASKSLDRLSLQGREKSSNSHHQHNEEGANYAEDPLGGILNHIYKTPSTEVLLREIRSKGDEDGNVLHDGDDIEGEYNNGHDENRDEIFANLNKIYLNDVDLNKTPSKSFSRSYFEYLKFETAGKMNMSELETPANLKDEKDEEGTNTPFITYYLAGQTSKSGLEQEGNLDDPCEGEKDGVAPSAEEAQKGISGYLPEKEPHTLEELTSKGDSHFVTEEGGAVVPHLVNHNNMVSYQGGDPHNRSSYSGGGERGALLKLAGSQKYNFVKSEEEYNMMRGRNGQNEMRKDNVATNGRIAQSSNVNFSGRIISNNNVSFNDNIFLSNQFHIMNTKSFRDNLFVDSKQCHRENTMPLHMGKHRSDAFPPRCELRRSVTLRDMPLTNSVVEKPGVCEISSGEGALHKGGHNYASPWNGKVETHEDRPFDVNTNNLVVNSMMVKRSQTGINQIDEFAIHRSASFGDRKNSADVVSKLGKDPPTGVYSREYTKGCDNPPFRFNSLKGSTTQLASQEEDNPSRWGRSAEVSKSVNYNIGRGYSNVHELSTEGGRLPRRSDPSKQKNEIIFTKLSNVNIPSDDASSALLNAGMYSIEGREKKNFSNNFENAYLRGSHYNDGVERTSSYTGEVGKKKNVTVDIGGVNKHVCGGVNLLGINNPHELQPFEGAHMGMGEQGSAMYRNVPSNNSNVVIPADGMGNVQTDERNGVGFYSGPLMGRESLPLGNKSSMNRLGETADFGGKESSDLSESRHNDNTVRIISSEGYVSAQRREVIDGRDLRQYWFDYINSSFGSVNASDIRGLIFGNSHGRPGSAVSNKVGPTSSQTQQFACTVPGDVSANRISEEALAELIREKIKDSINDVVERLLNQRKSPDLVRKDLLNEVEKEPNLSHASEGYHNRGRDNRGRDNRGRDNRGRDNGVCCNSSVKGDQVGADEDVAPVEGVAEEMREKKNNLLFNNGVTRTTGESPVGEADQAKGGSKTARCSEELQNEEHPPQGSHLLGGESTKETIQLEEEDIHEIEKLNNHLKLNKIKKSINLQKGDKEKNQVNWKKLLYNCIDIIYLLTNENNAKNKKMNSLLGEINKLSEYEKKIDNLNEENEKLKVEILQKNELVKKKDIKERTNLNVKIAEQGKKIANYEKDINIYKNKVTKLNHKISNKDNELDKLKKKYQLVLDEIEKCKQDATATLKQVLNKKHTTLVDRQCLDISKYYEVEMCVLNRQIRNLKDLLKSETKEKMMLSRKLGEWSKGQPEGHSHGQSNGHPNTGSYSRSDTHSDDDRGEERRRKADTREQTDEGTYKKMCQNLFNEMNEIKRNFDNQRILYDQKIEQLEQKQELQNIKNKLDASEKIVEVYQNIFRENVNYIKSDNLQKRDFSQTIGEVHPQGEGKSYGHLQSAQKDDLTRKADDGGLARHSNGGSSYDDFGKCSVALSRKDNANPQMNATFASCSMPGASAEFTMSRLPVVSGMVSGVAGGMVSGVAGGMVSGVAGGIASGMVSSTGMASGLVPVGPQNYLSEFVKMYLENNPISESQNGFKTSDLAEWSQRCTENVPNSEQKINHLHESLMKIEKTELVNIFISICSELKSDNIFFVIQFVKFMSFIVYEQFPLFTSFFYNVASIISINSTKFDEYINVIKKWKSHYLNGQKYYLFRRSVLLIFQADLKDVRRSDIDRACLSLVRSLYQRNLEMSKYSNDSFEKAEYIINKHSKEIISKVIKTYMNLYGIDKISNIIPHMNSMNSKLKTQSYFVRSISSCLNLSKTDNFQEIERKIKELAATKGINEKIKNRINVDEIDEYLAAYTIMGTLKKYLNVTLTQDLLPSISKIIQKNRSSQ; via the exons ATGAGTGATGATGACTTTTTCCAAGACAAAGGCAGCAGCTCGTTACAGTACATCAAGTGCAAGACCAGCACGAAGATTGATGACATTTTGAAGAGGCGGAGAGATAAGTTGACCAACGGGGGGCGAACGGGTGAGGGAAGCAGAGGGGAGggcccaaatggggagagccCAAATGGGGACTCCCCCCCAGAGGGTTACCCCAATGCAGGAAGGCAAAACGAACGGCACAGCGAAGGAAGCAGACATGGCAACGATGAAATGtaccccaaatggggagaaaaaagtgaCAGTGACGACCGGAGGAGCAGCTACCAACTGGAGGAAGTGAACAAATATCTCTCAAAGCATAGCCATGCAAACCTGCTGGATGATGGGGAGCTCAAATTGGAAAGGAACCACAAACAGTACAGTTACACTCTAGGGAGGAACAGTTTCGCAAAGGATTCGACGAAAGATATTTATCCCTACGatgagaaattaaaaaaggggaatattAAAAGTTGCGGCAGTTTGTCTGCCTTTGATCATGCGAAAAGGAGCCAATTAGGCGCGTCAAAATCGCTGGACCGTTTAAGCCTACAAGGGAGGGAGAAGAGTAGCAATTCACACCATCAGCATAATGAGGAAGGCGCAAACTACGCAGAGGACCCCCTGGGGGGTATCCTAAACCACATATATAAGACCCCTAGTACGGAGGTCCTTTTGAGGGAGATAAGAAGCAAAGGGGATGAAGACGGCAACGTTCTTCACGACGGTGATGATATCGAGGGGGAATATAACAACGGCCATGATGAAAATAGAGAtgaaatttttgcaaacttaAATAAAATCTACCTGAACGATGTAGATTTAAATAAAACCCCAAGTAAAAGCTTCTCGAGGAGTTATTTCGAATATTTGAAATTCGAAACAGCTGGGAAGATGAATATGAGTGAGCTGGAGACCCCCGCAAATTTGAAGGACGAAAAAGATGAAGAGGGCACGAACACCCCATTTATTACGTATTATTTGGCTGGGCAGACAAGCAAAAGTGGGCTTGAGCAGGAGGGAAATCTTGACGATCCCTGTGAGGGTGAAAAGGATGGAGTTGCCCCCTCTGCGGAGGAGGCTCAGAAGGGAATTAGCGGTTATTTGCCAGAAAAGGAGCCACACACACTGGAAGAGTTAACTTCGAAAGGGGatagccattttgttacGGAGGAGGGAGGCGCTGttgttccccatttggttaaTCATAATAACATGGTCTCTTACCAGGGGGGTGACCCCCATAATAGAAGCAGCTACAGCGGGGGGGGCGAGAGGGGGGCCCTCCTCAAGCTTGCCGGTTCGCAGAAGTATAATTTTGTGAAGAGTGAAGAAGAATACAACATGatgaggggaagaaatgGCCAAAATGAAATGCGCAAAGATAATGTAGCCACGAATGGTAGAATTGCACAGAGCAGCAACGTAAACTTTTCGGGAAGAATTATCTCCAATAATAACGTAAGCTTTAATGATAACATTTTTCTGTCAAATCAGTTTCACATAATGAATACGAAATCGTTTCGGGACAATCTGTTCGTCGATTCGAAGCAATGCCACAGGGAGAACACCATGCCGCTGCACATGGGGAAGCATAGAAGTGACGCTTTTCCTCCCCGGTGTGAGCTAAGAAGAAGTGTAACCTTAAGAGACATGCCGCTAACTAATTCAGTGGTGGAGAAACCAGGCGTCTGTGAGATCTCCTCTGGGGAAGGCGCTTTGCACAAAGGAGGGCACAATTATGCCAGCCCATGGAATGGCAAAGTAGAGACCCATGAGGATAGACCCTTTGATGTGAACACCAACAATCTGGTGGTTAACTCAATGATGGTGAAGAGGTCCCAAACGGGAATTAACCAAATAGACGAATTTGCAATTCATCGGAGTGCCAGTTTTGGGGATAGAAAAAATAGCGCCGATGTGGTAAGCAAGTTGGGTAAGGACCCCCCCACAGGTGTATATTCCCGTGAATACACCAAAGGGTGTGATAACCCTCCGTTTCGTTTTAACTCCTTAAAGGGGAGCACCACGCAGTTAGCCAGCCAAGAGGAGGACAACCCTAGTAGGTGGGGCAGATCCGCAGAGGTGAGCAAAAGTGTCAATTACAACATCGGAAGGGGTTATAGCAATGTGCACGAGTTGTCtacagaggggggaagattACCTCGGAGAAGCGACCCTtccaaacagaaaaatgaaatcatTTTCACCAAGCTGAGCAATGTGAACATACCAAGTGATGATGCGAGTAGTGCTCTTCTCAACGCAGGGATGTACTCAATCgaagggagagaaaaaaaaaatttctccaacaattttgaaaatgcgTACCTGAGGGGAAGCCATTATAACGATGGGGTGGAGAGAACGTCAAGTTACACCGGCGaagttgggaaaaaaaaaaacgtcacTGTAGATATTGGGGGAGTGAATAAACATGTTTGCGGTGGTGTCAACCTTTTGGGGATAAACAACCCACATGAATTGCAGCCCTTTGAGGGAGCACACATGGGGATGGGTGAACAGGGGAGCGCAATGTACAGAAATGTGCCCAGCAACAACTCAAATGTTGTTATACCTGCTGATGGGATGGGCAATGTACAGACGGATGAGCGGAATGGAGTTGGCTTCTATAGTGGCCCCCTAATGGGGAGAGAATCACTCCCCTTGGGCAACAAAAGCAGTATGAATAGGTTAGGCGAGACAGCCGATTtcggggggaaggaaagCAGCGACCTCTCCGAATCGAGACATAACGACAACACGGTTAGGATTATATCCAGCGAGGGTTACGTTTCTGCCCAGAGGAGGGAAGTCATCGACGGGCGCGATTTGAGGCAGTACTGGTTCGACTACATAAATAGCAGCTTTGGTAGCGTCAATGCGAGTGACATACGGGGGTTGATATTTGGCAATTCGCACGGTCGCCCCGGTAGTGCTGTTTCCAACAAGGTGGGGCCCACGTCCAGTCAGACGCAACAATTTGCATGTACTGTTCCTGGGGACGTCTCCGCCAACCGAATTAGTGAAGAGGCGCTGGCGGAACTCATCCGGGAAAAGATAAAGGACAGCATAAATGACGTAGTTGAGAGGTTGCTCAATCAGAGGAAGAGCCCCGACTTAGTGAGAAAGGACCTCCTGAACGAAGTTGAAAAGGAGCCCAATTTGAGCCACGCATCGGAGGGGTACCACAACAGGGGAAGAGACAACAGGGGAAGAGACAACAGGGGAAGAGACAACAGGGGAAGAGACAACGGGGTGTGCTGCAACAGTAGTGTGAAGGGTGACCAGGTGGGGGCAGACGAGGATGTCGCGCCAGTAGAAGGGGTCGCCGAAGAgatgagggaaaaaaaaaacaatcttCTTTTTAACAACGGAGTGACTAGAACCACAGGTGAATCACCAGTGGGGGAAGCCGACCAGGCAAAGGGCGGCAGCAAGACAGCACGTTGCTCTGAAGAACTTCAAAACGAGGAGCATCCACCACAGGGGAGTCATCTCCTGGGAGGAGAATCCACCAAAGAAACGATCCagctggaggaggaagacatACACGAAATTGAGAAGCTGAATAATCACCTCAaattgaacaaaataaaaaaatctataAATCTGCAAAAGGGAGACAAAGAAAAGAATCAAGTGAATTGGAAAAAACTGCTTTACAATTGTATAGACATAATCTACCTGTTGACGAACGAAAATaatgcgaaaaataaaaaaatgaattcccTGTTAGGAGAAATAAACAAGCTGAGCGAATATGAGAAGAAGATAGACAACCTGAATGAGGAGAATGAAAAACTCAAAGTagaaattttgcaaaaaaacgaactCGTGAAAAAGAAAGACATCAAAGAAAGGACAAACCTAAATGTCAAAATCGCTGagcaagggaaaaaaattgccaactATGAGAAGGacattaacatatataaaaataaagtcaCCAAATTGAATCATAAAATAAGCAACAAGGATAACGAATTGGATAAGCTGAAAAAGAAGTACCAGCTAGTTTTAGACGAAATTGAAAAGTGCAAACAGGATGCCACTGCTACTCTGAAGCAGGTGCTGAACAAGAAACACACCACCCTGGTGGATAGGCAGTGTCTAGACATTTCCAAATATTACGAGGTTGAGATGTGCGTGCTTAACAGGCAAATCAGAAATTTGAAGGACCTCCTCAAAAGTGAGACCAAGGAGAAAATGATGCTCAGCAGGAAGTTAGGCGAGTGGTCTAAGGGGCAGCCCGAGGGGCATTCCCATGGGCAGTCCAACGGACATCCCAACACAGGTTCGTATTCCCGCTCGGACACACACAGTGATGACGACCGTGGGGAGGAACGCCGCAGAAAGGCGGACACCCGTGAACAAACCGACGAAGGCAcctacaaaaaaatgtgccaaaATTTATTCAACGAAATGAATGAAATAAAGAGAAATTTTGACAATCAGAGAATTTTATATGACCAAAAAATTGAGCAACTCGAGCAAAAGCAGGAGCTGCAAAATATTAAGAATAAATTGGACGCATCcgaaaaaattgtggaagtgtaccaaaatatttttcgcgaaaatgtgaattatataaaaagtgataatttgcaaaaacggGATTTCAGTCAAACCATCGGTGAGGTGCATCCCCAAGGGGAGGGCAAAAGTTACGGCCATTTGCAGAGCGCTCAGAAGGATGATTTGACCAGAAAGGCAGATGACGGTGGCTTGGCTCGACATTCCAATGGGGGGAGCAGCTACGACGACTTTGGCAAATGCTCCGTTGCCTTGTCGAGGAAGGATAATGCTAATCCTCAGATGAATGCCACATTCGCGTCTTGCAGCATGCCCGGGGCGTCTGCAGAGTTCACCATGAGCAGGCTCCCAGTGGTTAGCGGCATGGTTAGCGGCGTGGCTGGCGGCATGGTTAGCGGCGTGGCTGGCGGCATGGTTAGCGGCGTGGCTGGCGGCATAGCTAGCGGCATGGTTAGCAGCACTGGCATGGCGAGCGGCCTAGTGCCAGTCGGCCCGCAGAACTATCTGAGCGAGTTTGTGAAGATGTACCTGGAAAACAACCCAATCAGTGAATCCCAAAACGGGTTCAAAACTAGCGACCTCGCAGAATGGAGCCAAAGATGCACAGAAAATGTGCCCAACAgcgaacaaaaaattaatcaccTACATGAAAGCTTAatgaaaattgaaaagaCAGAATTGGTTAACATATTCATAAGCATATGTAGCGAATTAAAAAgtgataacatttttttcgtcatCCAGTTTGTAAAGTTTATGTCCTTCATCGTGTATGAACAGTTCCCCTTATTCACCTCCTTCTTTTACAACGTCGCCTCGATCATTTCGATCAACTCTACCAAATTTGATGAGTACATAAATGTGAtaaagaagtggaagagccACTACCTGAATGGGCAGAAGTACTACCTCTTCCGCAGGAGtgtccttttaatttttcaagcCGACTTGAAGGACGTCAGACGGAGCGACATCGACAGGGCTTGCTTGAGCCTCGTCCGCAGTTTGTACCAGAGGAATCTGGAGATGTCCAAGTATTCGAAT gactCCTTCGAAAAGGCCGAGTACATAATCAACAAGCACTCCAAGGAAATCATCAGCAAAGTCATTAAGACCTACATGAACCTCTACGGCATTGACAAAATCAGCAACATCATCCCGCACATGAATTCGATGAACTCCAAG CTCAAAACGCAGTCCTACTTCGTCAGGTCCATATCGTCCTGCTTGAATTTGAGCAAAACGGATAATTTTCAGGAG ATCGagcggaaaataaaagaactcGCGGCAACCAAGGGGATCAACGAAAAGATAAAGAACAG AATAAACGTAGACGAAATAGACGAGTATCTGGCGGCGTACACAATTATGGGCACGCTGAAGAAGTACCTGAACGTTACCCTCACCCAGGACCTGCTGCCCTCCATCTCGAAGATCATTCAGAAGAACAGGTCATCCCAGTGA